The Candidatus Krumholzibacteriia bacterium genome includes a region encoding these proteins:
- a CDS encoding TfoX/Sxy family protein, whose translation MTFNELTAGRIRETIKSTPGVSERNMFGGVSFMLEGNMCCGVIEDNLVVRVGPGAYEAALQEPHARPMDFTGRPLRGFVYVDRAGYEAPGALQGWIERGVAFVRTLPRK comes from the coding sequence ATGACTTTCAACGAACTCACCGCGGGCAGGATCCGCGAGACCATCAAAAGCACCCCCGGTGTTTCCGAACGAAACATGTTCGGTGGTGTTTCCTTCATGCTCGAGGGAAACATGTGCTGCGGGGTCATCGAGGACAACCTGGTGGTGCGCGTGGGCCCCGGTGCCTACGAAGCGGCGCTGCAGGAACCGCACGCGCGCCCCATGGACTTCACCGGCCGGCCGCTCAGGGGCTTCGTCTACGTGGACCGGGCCGGCTACGAGGCGCCCGGCGCGCTGCAGGGGTGGATCGAGCGCGGGGTGGCGTTCGTACGAACCCTTCCCCGCAAATAG